Below is a window of Calderihabitans maritimus DNA.
TCTGTTGTCATGAGCTTATTCACCGGTCTGGCGGTGGCCAATTTTGGGAACCGGGAAATAGTGGAGGGGACACTATCTCTATTAGCAACCATAACCCTGCTGTTAATTTTGTTGTGGTTACTAGCAGAGGGCTTCAGGGGAAAGCGTTTTTCCCTCAACCCCTTGCTGGTCCGGGTAGCGGTGCCGGTTATGCTATTCTTGGTGATTTTAGTTCCGGGCATGAATATAGTCCTTTTTCCCACCCGGATATTTATTCAGACAACTAGCTACTTAAATACAGAGTTGATCCTGAAGATTTTCGGGGGTATAACCGGTGTTTTGTTGGCTTTTGTTTTGGGCTTGAGTCTTGTTCGGGCCGGAGTTCGTTTAAATAAAGCAGTCTTTTTCTTAACGGCAGCCGGTATATTTTCTATCGCCTTCCTGAGGCAGCTCATCACCGTTTTACAAATAGCGTTCGTTAACGGTATCCTTCCGTTGACCCCTCTGGCCTTGAAAGTTATGGTGCCGCTTATTAACCATCGTCCGAAGCTGTTTTACGGGTACCTCGTAATTAGCGGCATATACATACTGGCGGTCATGGGTAAAAAGCATTTTGCTGTTCCGTCGCAGGGACTTAACCCGGCCCAGGTGCGTAAAGAAAAGGCCCGCCTTCGTAACCAGATGCGTTGGGCTGGATCAGCTGTTTTTATGTTGGTATCGGTTGTTACTCTGCTGGTTGGGAACTATGCTTACGCTAATCGAAAGATAGAATTATCCCCTGCGGTTCCGGTAACTCCCCAGGAGGGGGCAATCCGAATAAGCCTGGAGGAGGTTAGCGACGGACAGCTTCATCGATTTGCCTATACTGCTTCCGATGGGACGGAGATGCGGTTTATTGTTATCCAGAAA
It encodes the following:
- a CDS encoding Fe-S-containing protein; this translates as MLKALIETLVPSVEAAVIVAFLLILAQKRTSSLEVPARMGLGASVVMSLFTGLAVANFGNREIVEGTLSLLATITLLLILLWLLAEGFRGKRFSLNPLLVRVAVPVMLFLVILVPGMNIVLFPTRIFIQTTSYLNTELILKIFGGITGVLLAFVLGLSLVRAGVRLNKAVFFLTAAGIFSIAFLRQLITVLQIAFVNGILPLTPLALKVMVPLINHRPKLFYGYLVISGIYILAVMGKKHFAVPSQGLNPAQVRKEKARLRNQMRWAGSAVFMLVSVVTLLVGNYAYANRKIELSPAVPVTPQEGAIRISLEEVSDGQLHRFAYTASDGTEMRFIVIQKGEGKVFGVALDACNICGVVGYYQRKDSVVCLNCDVVINTPTIGFPGGCNPIPLEHRIEKGNLIITVEDLEKKKDIFKE